A genomic window from Salvelinus alpinus chromosome 10, SLU_Salpinus.1, whole genome shotgun sequence includes:
- the slain1b gene encoding SLAIN motif-containing protein 1 isoform X1 — protein sequence MDAAVMNPQIMTDINGNSNAANAELEVKKLQELVRKLERQNEQLRTRANGCTGSPHILPPSPAYMAGSYCIPSPLPTLLCQSSLESFFPLDEPFEYLHSHYVDTALETEADYMELTVLDAVDILDLDAVFSNEDSEATWLYVSAKARLWGESPVTPLQWSRQVLDSPRTEVESARSLCLRLDQVHRWRGVFSSHSSPALPLRRVAGVSPLSASFSRSCSTPPPADRPASFSSPLHPLLHLSLTPVGKAERIPTFLPANHSANRSRSLRRLLLSPQSSMDSELSASELEDDSITQGYKLQDLVDVQVMARLQEDSLRQDYSTTPTSINRRSASFSFLSLQHSGEADLEEEEDEEEYGQLPPPQPRLTRVGPTLQRGLSHSHTFSSIRDWRRSTTSPSTPQYPSGGFSYQPPPQPQALASPTLSTYTPEQQGFRPGSDKLRRSMPNLFRAPSVPSPLSPANHIISPSTLRNSLSFDSSNGLASRLQSSIPSPGQLQNRVQSVGNFQSLSRQPLKATAYVSPTVKGPVTMPTSTSLQSLSGISGIPLPSKPAVGVGGTPTPPRSSLPRPASFIGTSSTPRSKIAQPTRSLLTPPKSLSSLSALRDGSWRDGCY from the exons ATGGATGCAGCAGTGATGAACCCCCAGATAATGACGGATATCAACGGCAACAGCAATGCCGCGAACGCGGAACTGGAGGTGAAAAAGCTCCAAGAGCTGGTTCGGAAATTGGAGCGGCAAAATGAGCAATTGAGGACGCGGGCGAACGGCTGCACTGGCAGCCCCCACATTCTACCTCCCTCTCCGGCCTACATGGCCGGGAGCTACTGCATACCTAGTCCGTTACCGACGCTACTGTGCCAGTCTTCCTTGGAGTCATTTTTCCCGTTGGACGAACCGTTCGAATATTTACATTCACATTATGTTGATACTGCTCTCGAGACGGAGGCTGATTATATGGAACTTACGGTTCTGGATGCGGTGGACATTCTGGACCTAGATGCTGTATTCTCTAATGAAGACTCTGAAGCTACCTG GCTGTATGTGTCAGCCAAGGCCCGGCTGTGGGGGGAGAGCCCTGTTACCCCCCTCCAGTGGAGCAGACAGGTCCTGGACAGCCCCAGAACAGAGGTGGAGTCTGCCCGCTCACTGTGCCTCAGGTTGGACCAAG TCCATAGGTGGCGGGGGGTCTTCTCCAGCCACTCTTCCCCTGCCCTCCCCCTGAGACGTGTAGCTGGAGTGTCCCCCCTCAGTGCCTCGTTCTCCAGGTCCTGCTCCACCCCTCCACCCGCTGACAGACCTG CCTCATtctcctcacccctccatcctctcctccacctgtccCTGACTCCTGTAGGGAAGGCTGAGAGAATTCCCACATTCCTCCCAGCCAATCACTCAGCTAATCGCA GCCGCAGCCTCCGGCGGTTACTCCTCAGCCCCCAGTCTTCCATGGACAGTGAGCTCAGTGCCTCAGAGCTGGAGGATGACTCCATCACGCAGGGATACAAACTGCAGGACCTTGTTGACGTCCAGGTCATGGCTCGTCTGCAGGAGGACA GTCTTCGTCAGGACTACTCCACCACCCCCACCTCCATCAACCGCCGCAGCGCCagcttctccttcctctcccttcaGCACAGCGGCGAGGCCGacctggaggaggaagaggatgaggaagagtaCGGGCAGCTACCTCCTCCCCAGCCCCGCCTGACCCGTGTGGGACCCACCCTGCAGCGCGGCCTCTCCCACTCCCACACCTTCTCCAGCATACGGGACTGGAGGAGGAGCACAACCAGCCCCTCCACCCCTCAGTACCCCTCTGGAGGATTCTCCTATCAGCCCCCACCCCAACCCCAGGCCCTGGCCAGCCCCACACTCAGCACCTACACACCCGAACAACAGGGCTTCAGGCCTGGATCAG ATAAGCTGCGGAGGAGCATGCCCAACCTGTTCAGGGCTCCCAGTGTGCCTAGCCCACTGAGCCCAGCCAATCACATCATCTCTCCTTCCACCCTTCGGAACAGTCTGAGCTTCGACTCGTCCAATGGGCTGGCCAGCAGGCTACAGTCCTCCA TCCCTTCACCCGGTCAGTTGCAGAACAGAGTCCAGAGTGTGGGGAACTTCCAGTCGTTGTCGCGGCAACCCCTCAAAGCCACAGCCTACGTCAGCCCCACTGTGAAAGGGCCAGTTACCATGCCGACCTCCACCAGTCTGCAGTCCCTGAGCGGCATCAGTGGGATCCCCCTCCCCAGTAAACCAGCTGTGGGGGTTGGGGGCACTCCTACACCCCCCCGGAGCAGCCTGCCCCGCCCGGCCTCCTTTATCGGGACCAGCTCCACCCCTCGAAGCAAGATTGCCCAACCCACACGCAG TTTATTGACGCCTCCTAAGAGCTTGTCCAGCCTGAGTGCCCTACGAGACGGGAGCTGGAGAGATGGCTGCTACTGA
- the mrps9 gene encoding small ribosomal subunit protein uS9m has translation MAASGGRTVGSFLWKCGNCCFNFNTVSSNLTRQVLSRQLCVSAVLHRKNLAAAGPEKFSEEFIKKQVEEFNIGKRHLANMMGEDPETFTQGDIDRSIAYLFPSGLFDKKAKPLMKHPDEVFPKQRAVQWGADGRPFHFLFYTGKQSYYTLMHDTFTKALAVEKHQDRLRGKGLFTQDTKQISLVGSRWLLKEELEELLVETISEHDYARFIQLMERLLSLPYCSVEEDFVQRYRRQLEIQSSKQQVQPLQYDQHGVAYSTGDGRRKTATGTVLLRDSGSGSISINGTNYVHYFPVLQDREQLMFPLHFMGVLGRFDMQCSVSGGGHSSQAGALRLAISRAMLSFLSEGQVETMRQAGLLTPDPRIKERKKPGQEGARRKFTWKKR, from the exons ATGGCGGCCTCCGGTGGAAGAACCGTGGGATCTTTTCTCTGGAAATGCGGAAATTGCTGCTTCAATTTTAACACAGTCTCGTCAAATTTAACTCGCCAG GTGCTGTCCAGACAGCTATGTGTGAGCGCTGTGCTCCACAGGAAGAACCTGGCTGCAGCGGGCCCAGAGAAGTTCTCGGAGGAGTTCATCAAGAAGCAGGTGGAGGAGTTCAACATCGGGAAGAGACATCTAGCCAACATGATGGGAGAGGACCCCGAGACCTTCACTCAGGGGGACATTGAT AGAAGCATTGCATACCTGTTCCCCTCCGGCCTGTTTGACAAAAAAGCCAAACCACTGATGAAG CATCCGGATGAGGTGTTTCCAAAACAGAGAG CTGTCCAATGGGGCGCAGATGGACGGCCATTCCACTTTCTGTTCTACACAGGAAAGCAGTCCTACTACACTCTAATGCAC GACACCTTCACTAAAGCCCTGGCAGTAGAGAAGCACCAGGACCGTCTGAGAGGAAAGGGTCTCTTCACCCAGGATACCAAGCAGAT TTCTCTGGTGGGTAGTCGGTGGTTGCTGAAAGAAGAGCTGGAGGAGTTGTTGGTGGAGACCATCTCAGAACACGAT TATGCACGGTTCATCCAGCTGATGGAGAGGTTGCTGTCTCTGCCCTACTGCTCTGTGGAGGAGGACTTTGTCCAGCGCTACCGCAGACAGCTAGAGATCCAGTCCTCCAAGCAGCAGGTCCAGCCGTTACAGTACGACCAGCACGGAGTGGCTTACAGCACTGGAGATG GCAGGAGGAAGACCGCTACAGGTACTGTTCTACTGAGAGACAGCGGCTCAGGATCCATCAGCATCAACGGGACAAACTATGTCCACTACTTCCCTGTCCTGCAAGACCG GGAGCAGTTGATGTTCCCCCTCCACTTCATGGGGGTGCTGGGGAGGTTTGACATGCAGTGCAGTGTGAGTGGCGGGGGCCATTCCAGCCAGGCGGGGGCGCTACGCCTTGCCATCTCCCGCGCCATGCTCAGCTTCCTGTCTGAGGGACAGGTGGAGACCATGAGACAAG cTGGgctgctgacccctgaccccagaaTTAAGGAGAGGAAGAAGCCGGGCCAGGAGGGAGCGAGGAGGAAGTTCACCTGGAAGAAACGCTGA
- the slain1b gene encoding SLAIN motif-containing protein 1 isoform X3 — protein sequence MDSELSASELEDDSITQGYKLQDLVDVQVMARLQEDSLRQDYSTTPTSINRRSASFSFLSLQHSGEADLEEEEDEEEYGQLPPPQPRLTRVGPTLQRGLSHSHTFSSIRDWRRSTTSPSTPQYPSGGFSYQPPPQPQALASPTLSTYTPEQQGFRPGSDKLRRSMPNLFRAPSVPSPLSPANHIISPSTLRNSLSFDSSNGLASRLQSSIPSPGQLQNRVQSVGNFQSLSRQPLKATAYVSPTVKGPVTMPTSTSLQSLSGISGIPLPSKPAVGVGGTPTPPRSSLPRPASFIGTSSTPRSKIAQPTRSLLTPPKSLSSLSALRDGSWRDGCY from the exons ATGGACAGTGAGCTCAGTGCCTCAGAGCTGGAGGATGACTCCATCACGCAGGGATACAAACTGCAGGACCTTGTTGACGTCCAGGTCATGGCTCGTCTGCAGGAGGACA GTCTTCGTCAGGACTACTCCACCACCCCCACCTCCATCAACCGCCGCAGCGCCagcttctccttcctctcccttcaGCACAGCGGCGAGGCCGacctggaggaggaagaggatgaggaagagtaCGGGCAGCTACCTCCTCCCCAGCCCCGCCTGACCCGTGTGGGACCCACCCTGCAGCGCGGCCTCTCCCACTCCCACACCTTCTCCAGCATACGGGACTGGAGGAGGAGCACAACCAGCCCCTCCACCCCTCAGTACCCCTCTGGAGGATTCTCCTATCAGCCCCCACCCCAACCCCAGGCCCTGGCCAGCCCCACACTCAGCACCTACACACCCGAACAACAGGGCTTCAGGCCTGGATCAG ATAAGCTGCGGAGGAGCATGCCCAACCTGTTCAGGGCTCCCAGTGTGCCTAGCCCACTGAGCCCAGCCAATCACATCATCTCTCCTTCCACCCTTCGGAACAGTCTGAGCTTCGACTCGTCCAATGGGCTGGCCAGCAGGCTACAGTCCTCCA TCCCTTCACCCGGTCAGTTGCAGAACAGAGTCCAGAGTGTGGGGAACTTCCAGTCGTTGTCGCGGCAACCCCTCAAAGCCACAGCCTACGTCAGCCCCACTGTGAAAGGGCCAGTTACCATGCCGACCTCCACCAGTCTGCAGTCCCTGAGCGGCATCAGTGGGATCCCCCTCCCCAGTAAACCAGCTGTGGGGGTTGGGGGCACTCCTACACCCCCCCGGAGCAGCCTGCCCCGCCCGGCCTCCTTTATCGGGACCAGCTCCACCCCTCGAAGCAAGATTGCCCAACCCACACGCAG TTTATTGACGCCTCCTAAGAGCTTGTCCAGCCTGAGTGCCCTACGAGACGGGAGCTGGAGAGATGGCTGCTACTGA
- the slain1b gene encoding SLAIN motif-containing protein 1 isoform X2: protein MDAAVMNPQIMTDINGNSNAANAELEVKKLQELVRKLERQNEQLRTRANGCTGSPHILPPSPAYMAGSYCIPSPLPTLLCQSSLESFFPLDEPFEYLHSHYVDTALETEADYMELTVLDAVDILDLDAVFSNEDSEATWLYVSAKARLWGESPVTPLQWSRQVLDSPRTEVESARSLCLRLDQVHRWRGVFSSHSSPALPLRRVAGVSPLSASFSRSCSTPPPADRPGRSLRRLLLSPQSSMDSELSASELEDDSITQGYKLQDLVDVQVMARLQEDSLRQDYSTTPTSINRRSASFSFLSLQHSGEADLEEEEDEEEYGQLPPPQPRLTRVGPTLQRGLSHSHTFSSIRDWRRSTTSPSTPQYPSGGFSYQPPPQPQALASPTLSTYTPEQQGFRPGSDKLRRSMPNLFRAPSVPSPLSPANHIISPSTLRNSLSFDSSNGLASRLQSSIPSPGQLQNRVQSVGNFQSLSRQPLKATAYVSPTVKGPVTMPTSTSLQSLSGISGIPLPSKPAVGVGGTPTPPRSSLPRPASFIGTSSTPRSKIAQPTRSLLTPPKSLSSLSALRDGSWRDGCY from the exons ATGGATGCAGCAGTGATGAACCCCCAGATAATGACGGATATCAACGGCAACAGCAATGCCGCGAACGCGGAACTGGAGGTGAAAAAGCTCCAAGAGCTGGTTCGGAAATTGGAGCGGCAAAATGAGCAATTGAGGACGCGGGCGAACGGCTGCACTGGCAGCCCCCACATTCTACCTCCCTCTCCGGCCTACATGGCCGGGAGCTACTGCATACCTAGTCCGTTACCGACGCTACTGTGCCAGTCTTCCTTGGAGTCATTTTTCCCGTTGGACGAACCGTTCGAATATTTACATTCACATTATGTTGATACTGCTCTCGAGACGGAGGCTGATTATATGGAACTTACGGTTCTGGATGCGGTGGACATTCTGGACCTAGATGCTGTATTCTCTAATGAAGACTCTGAAGCTACCTG GCTGTATGTGTCAGCCAAGGCCCGGCTGTGGGGGGAGAGCCCTGTTACCCCCCTCCAGTGGAGCAGACAGGTCCTGGACAGCCCCAGAACAGAGGTGGAGTCTGCCCGCTCACTGTGCCTCAGGTTGGACCAAG TCCATAGGTGGCGGGGGGTCTTCTCCAGCCACTCTTCCCCTGCCCTCCCCCTGAGACGTGTAGCTGGAGTGTCCCCCCTCAGTGCCTCGTTCTCCAGGTCCTGCTCCACCCCTCCACCCGCTGACAGACCTG GCCGCAGCCTCCGGCGGTTACTCCTCAGCCCCCAGTCTTCCATGGACAGTGAGCTCAGTGCCTCAGAGCTGGAGGATGACTCCATCACGCAGGGATACAAACTGCAGGACCTTGTTGACGTCCAGGTCATGGCTCGTCTGCAGGAGGACA GTCTTCGTCAGGACTACTCCACCACCCCCACCTCCATCAACCGCCGCAGCGCCagcttctccttcctctcccttcaGCACAGCGGCGAGGCCGacctggaggaggaagaggatgaggaagagtaCGGGCAGCTACCTCCTCCCCAGCCCCGCCTGACCCGTGTGGGACCCACCCTGCAGCGCGGCCTCTCCCACTCCCACACCTTCTCCAGCATACGGGACTGGAGGAGGAGCACAACCAGCCCCTCCACCCCTCAGTACCCCTCTGGAGGATTCTCCTATCAGCCCCCACCCCAACCCCAGGCCCTGGCCAGCCCCACACTCAGCACCTACACACCCGAACAACAGGGCTTCAGGCCTGGATCAG ATAAGCTGCGGAGGAGCATGCCCAACCTGTTCAGGGCTCCCAGTGTGCCTAGCCCACTGAGCCCAGCCAATCACATCATCTCTCCTTCCACCCTTCGGAACAGTCTGAGCTTCGACTCGTCCAATGGGCTGGCCAGCAGGCTACAGTCCTCCA TCCCTTCACCCGGTCAGTTGCAGAACAGAGTCCAGAGTGTGGGGAACTTCCAGTCGTTGTCGCGGCAACCCCTCAAAGCCACAGCCTACGTCAGCCCCACTGTGAAAGGGCCAGTTACCATGCCGACCTCCACCAGTCTGCAGTCCCTGAGCGGCATCAGTGGGATCCCCCTCCCCAGTAAACCAGCTGTGGGGGTTGGGGGCACTCCTACACCCCCCCGGAGCAGCCTGCCCCGCCCGGCCTCCTTTATCGGGACCAGCTCCACCCCTCGAAGCAAGATTGCCCAACCCACACGCAG TTTATTGACGCCTCCTAAGAGCTTGTCCAGCCTGAGTGCCCTACGAGACGGGAGCTGGAGAGATGGCTGCTACTGA